One stretch of Synechococcales cyanobacterium T60_A2020_003 DNA includes these proteins:
- a CDS encoding VacB/RNase II family 3'-5' exoribonuclease: MEKGTLVEFRTSNGDRRVAVVERPEGKKHWVVVDERGQSHTLHPRQIIYEVTGESYSPTQIPAFITEIQPYLDPSSLEVAWEFLVEEGVSTDPTEMAILLFSEQSPSLCYAAHCLLADDKIYFKQKGDRYEPRSVAQVAELKHQLTVSEQRAQEWQAFVSRVQQALNGDSVEWQSSDRPRLDVLERLAVFGDEATGRVQAAEILQAVGRSDSAEAAFQLLVDLRLWSPHENLFLRRSQIPVQFSQRVLEMTHRCVVSPNPDPDNRLDLTYLKTYTIDDESTLEIDDGLSIEYLDDGRQRLWIHIADPTRWVAPNDDLDMEARRRCTTIYLPTGMIPMFPPELATGPMSLVQRQICCALSFGIILNDEGAVEDYHIQASHVKPTYRLTYEDVDEMLEMGLEAESEIQAIAEWAKVRQAWRQSRGAISIHMPESSIKVDGDDITIDVLDDSVSRMLVAEMMILAGEVAGLYGQTHGLPLPFRGQPQPELPPDEELMLLPVGPVRDCAIRRCMPRSETTVVPARHASLALDVYTQVTSPIRRYADLLAHFQIKAHLRGESLPFSTEDVQELMLSVSSTAYEASQVERQTNRYWGLEYLRRQGDAVWHALMLRWLREQDNLGLVLLEDLGLELAMRFTRPIAPGDRLEVKVSYADPRRDIIQFTEMATQVV, translated from the coding sequence ATGGAGAAAGGCACACTAGTTGAGTTTCGCACCTCTAACGGCGATCGCCGTGTTGCTGTGGTTGAGCGCCCAGAAGGGAAAAAGCATTGGGTTGTTGTTGATGAGCGCGGGCAATCGCATACGTTGCATCCTCGCCAGATTATTTACGAGGTAACGGGTGAGTCCTATTCGCCTACCCAAATCCCTGCATTCATCACGGAAATCCAGCCCTATCTCGATCCATCCAGCCTAGAGGTGGCCTGGGAGTTTTTGGTAGAAGAAGGGGTTTCTACAGATCCAACAGAGATGGCTATCCTGCTATTCTCTGAGCAATCTCCGTCGCTTTGTTACGCGGCACACTGTCTCCTTGCTGATGACAAGATTTACTTTAAGCAGAAGGGCGATCGCTATGAGCCTCGTTCTGTAGCTCAAGTTGCAGAGTTGAAGCATCAGCTTACGGTATCTGAGCAGCGTGCCCAAGAGTGGCAGGCTTTTGTTTCTAGGGTTCAGCAGGCTCTAAATGGAGACTCTGTGGAGTGGCAAAGCAGCGATCGCCCTAGGCTGGATGTCCTCGAACGGTTAGCAGTTTTTGGTGATGAGGCAACAGGTCGAGTGCAGGCCGCTGAAATACTCCAGGCGGTTGGTCGATCGGACAGCGCTGAAGCAGCGTTTCAACTTTTAGTTGATCTGAGGCTGTGGAGTCCTCACGAGAACTTATTCCTGCGGCGCAGTCAAATTCCTGTACAGTTTTCTCAAAGGGTTTTGGAAATGACTCACCGCTGCGTTGTCTCCCCTAATCCCGATCCTGATAATCGTTTAGATTTAACCTATCTCAAGACTTACACCATTGACGATGAGAGTACTCTTGAAATCGATGATGGTTTGAGCATCGAATATTTGGACGATGGACGGCAACGCCTCTGGATTCATATCGCTGATCCTACTCGGTGGGTTGCGCCAAACGACGATTTGGATATGGAAGCTCGACGGCGATGTACGACAATTTATCTGCCCACCGGGATGATTCCGATGTTCCCTCCTGAGTTGGCAACGGGCCCGATGAGTTTGGTTCAGCGCCAGATCTGCTGTGCCCTAAGCTTTGGCATCATTCTGAACGATGAAGGAGCGGTCGAAGACTATCACATTCAAGCCAGTCACGTGAAACCGACCTATCGCCTCACCTACGAAGACGTCGATGAGATGTTGGAGATGGGGTTAGAGGCAGAGTCGGAGATTCAGGCGATCGCCGAGTGGGCAAAGGTGCGTCAGGCTTGGCGACAATCACGGGGCGCAATTAGTATTCACATGCCGGAATCTAGCATCAAGGTCGATGGCGACGATATCACGATTGATGTCCTAGATGACTCTGTTTCCCGGATGCTTGTTGCGGAGATGATGATCCTGGCGGGTGAAGTGGCGGGACTTTATGGTCAGACCCACGGACTACCCCTACCCTTCCGGGGACAACCTCAGCCAGAACTACCCCCAGACGAAGAATTGATGCTGCTACCCGTAGGGCCTGTGCGTGACTGCGCGATTCGTCGGTGTATGCCGCGCAGTGAAACGACGGTGGTTCCTGCCCGCCATGCGAGTTTAGCGTTAGATGTATATACTCAAGTCACGTCACCGATTCGACGGTATGCAGACCTGCTGGCACATTTTCAAATCAAGGCTCATTTACGTGGCGAATCTCTACCCTTCTCAACGGAAGATGTTCAGGAATTGATGCTGTCGGTGAGTTCTACCGCCTACGAGGCAAGCCAAGTTGAACGCCAAACCAATCGCTACTGGGGCTTGGAGTATCTGCGACGGCAAGGGGATGCAGTGTGGCATGCCTTGATGCTGCGCTGGTTGCGAGAGCAGGATAATTTGGGTCTTGTGCTATTGGAAGATTTGGGATTAGAACTGGCGATGCGGTTTACCCGTCCGATTGCACCCGGCGATCGCCTAGAGGTGAAGGTTAGCTATGCTGATCCCCGGCGAGATATTATTCAGTTCACTGAGATGGCGACTCAGGTTGTTTAA